TGAGGGCGGAGACCCGCGTCGCCTCATCACGCGGGTCTCCGACGACGACCTCGCCCATGCGGGAGGTGAGCCGTTGCAAGAAGGCCTCGCGGACGGCATCCACGACGACGACCCGCTGCACGCTGATGCAGGCCTGGCCGGAGGCGTAGTAGCCACCGCGCACGACGGCGTCGGCGGCGGCGTCGAGGTCGGCGTCGGCGGCGACGACGAGGGCGGCGTTCGAGCCGAGCTCGAGCAGCACCTTGGTCGGCGCCGCGTCGCGGGCGATGCGGTGGCCGACGGCCGCGGAGCCGGTGAACGAGACGGCGCCGACGCGACGGTCGGTCGTCAGCGCCACGCCCACGTCGGGCCCGCCGGTGACGAGCTGCAGCGCGGCCCGGGGCGCACCGGCCTCGTGCAGCGCCTCGCGCACGACGTGGACGAGCCAGATCGTCGACAGCGGCGTCTGCGGGGCCGGCTTGACGACGACCGGGCACCCGGCGGCGATGGCCGGGGCGATCTTGTGGGTGGCGAGCAGCACCGGGTAGTTGAAGCCGGCGATGCCGACGACGACGCCGATGGGCTTGCGCACCCAGAACCCGAGCAGCCCCTCGCCGGAGGGCAGCAGGTCGAGCGGCACCGTCTCGCCGTGCAGCCGCGCCACCTCCTCGGCGGCGGTCTGCAGGGTGAGGAGAGTGCGGGCCACCTCGACCCGGCAGTCGACGAGCGGCTTGCCGGTCTCGGCGACGAGCAGTCGCTCGAGGTCGTCACGGTGCCGCTCGACGGTGTCGTGCGCCGCTTGCAGCGCGCGCCGGCGCACGTGCGAGGGCAGTCGGCCGACCTCGTCACGCACGGCGAGGGCCTCGTCGAGCGCGCGGTGGGCCAGGGCCTCGTCGCCGACCGGGGCCGTCGCGACCACCGACCCGTCGTAGGGGAAGCGGACCTCGGCGGTCGAGGGGGCGGACAGCCACCCGTCGCCGATGGGCAGTCCGTCGGGGTGGTCGAGGCGGGGCTGGCTCATGGGTGGGCGGACTCTCCGTCGTCGGTGTCGGTGGTCGCGTCGGTGGTGGTGTCGGTGGTTTCGCTGGTGGTGGTCGTGGTGTCGAGGATGCCGGTCGGCCCGGACCCCACGGACGCGAAGGCCGACGGGTAGGCGTCGCGGTACGAGAGCCACTGTCCTGCAGGGGTGCTCACCGACTCGGCTGCCAGCATGGCGTGGCCGACGGCACGGGTGAAGCAGTCACCGGCCGCGTCGAGCAGGGCGTGGAAGGCGGCGGCGTCGGGTGCGGGCGTCGCGCCGGTCGCGAGGGTGAAGACGGTGTCGCCGTCGAACATCGTGTGCACCGGGCGGATGCCGCGGGCCATCCCGTCGTGCGCGATGCCGGCGATCTTGGCGCACTGCGCCTTGGTGAGCGTGCGGTCGGTCGCGAGGACCCCGATGGTGGTGGCCCGGCCCGGGCCGAGCCCTGCCTTCGCCGCGAGCTCGGCGGCGCGGCGACGGGCCTGCTCGACGTCGTGCGCGTCTGGTCGCCGCAGCGGGGGGAACTCGCCCGGCATCCCGAACGACAGCGCGTAGAGCTCGCCCGTCTGCGGGTCGACGCACGACCCGAACGCGTTGACGACCGCGAGCGCCGCGACCGTCGTGCCGTCGGGCAGCACGACGCTGGCCGTGCCGACGCCGCCCTTGAGGCCGCCGGCCAGTGCGCCTGTTCCGGCTCCGGTGGCGCCCTGGACCACCGGACCCGCTGGCGCCGACTGCGCTGCCGTCAGGGCCTGTTCGCCTGTCGAGGCATCGGGGCGGGCGGTGAAATCACCCCCGCGGCCGAGGTCGAAGACGACGGCGGCCGGCACGATCGGCACCACCTCGCCGGGGCCGCCGACCTGCAGGCCGGTGCCGTCGGCCGCGAGGCGACGCATGACCCCGTCGGCAGCCGCGAGGCCGAACGCGCTGCCGCCCGAGAGCACGACCGCGTGCACCCGCTCGACCATGTTGCGGGGGTCGAGCAGGTCGGTCTCGCGGGTGCCGGGGCCGCCGCCGCGCACGTCGACGCCGGCGACGGCGCCGCCCGGCGGGCAGAGCACGACGGTCGTGCCGGTGAGCCAGCCGTCGCCGGTGCGGCTCGCGTGGCCGACGCGCAGCCCCTCGACGTCGGTGAGGCCGTTGGTGGGGCCGGGGCGCGCGGCGGCCGTCGCGGCATCCGTCGTGCTGCCGTTCACGTCCCCCGTCACCTCGCTGGTGAGCTCGCTCGTCACGACGCCTCCCCCCGGGTGAGGTCGGCGGCGGTGGCGCCCGCGAGGGCCTTGGACAGCGTCGGGACCGCGGCGATGAGGGTGCGGGTGTACGGGTGCTGCGGGTCGTCGTAGACGCTGTCGACCGGCCCGGTCTCGACGATCTCGCCGCGGTGCATGACGGCGACGCGGTCGCAGACGTGGCGCACGACGGAGAGGTCGTGCGAGACGAAGACGAGGGTGAGGTCGAGCTCGTCGACGAGGTCGGTCATGAGGTTGAGCACCTGTGCGCGCACCGACACGTCGAGCGCGCTGACCGGCTCGTCGGCGACGAGGATGCGCGGCCGCGGCGCGAGCGCGCGGGCGATGGAGATGCGCTGGCGCTGCCCCCCGGAGAACTGGTGCGGGTAGCGGTCGGCGGCGTCGGCCCGCAGGCCGACGGCCTCCAGCAGCTCGACGACGCGGTCGCGCGACGGGCCGAGCCCCTGGGCGACGAGCGGCTCGGCGACGATGTCGCGCACGGTCATCCGTGGGTCGAGCGAGCTCATCGGGTCCTGGAAGACGAGCTGCAGCCGGCTGCGCAGGAACCGCAGCTGGCGGTCGTTGCGGCCGGTGAGGTCGGTGCCCTCGACGTGCACCGAGCCGGTCGTCGGCTGGTCGAGCCCCGAGATGATGCGCAGCAGCGTCGACTTGCCGCACCCGCTCTCACCGACGATGCCGAAGCGCTCGCCCGGCGCCACGTCGAAGCTGACGCCGCGCAGGGCGCGCACCGGCTCGCCGGCGCGCAGCAGCGACGGCCGCGGCCGGCGGTAGTCGCGCGTCACGTCGCGCACGCTCAGGGCCGGCGCGTCGGGGTGAACGGGTGGTGCCTGCGTCGTCATGCGCGCTCCTGCTCGCCGTCGGGGGCGGATGCCGGGTGGCCGGCGGCGTCGGTCGAGCCCGCCGGGTGGAAGCAGGCGTAGCCCGAGTCGGGGCCGGTCGCGGTCCACGGCGGGCGCTGCTCGCACGCCGACGTCGCGTGCGTGCACCGGTTGCGGAACACGCACCCCGCCGGGAACGTGCCGGCCGCGGGGACCGACCCGGCGATGGTCGCCAGCCGGCCGCGGTCGTCGACGACGGTGAGGTCCGAGGCGCCGAGCAGGCCCTGGGTGTAGCGGTGCCGCGGCCGGGTGAAGACCTCCTGCACGGTGCCCGTCTCGACGATGCGTCCGCCGTACATGACCATGACCCGTTCGCAGACGGTCGCCACGACGGCGAGGTCGTGGGTGATGAAGACCATCGCCGAGCGGCGGTCGACGACGCCGCGCACGATGAGGTCGAGCACGAAGGCCTGCACCGTGACGTCGAGGGCGGTCGTCGGCTCGTCGCAGACGAGCAGGGCCGGGTCGTTGGCGAGGGCCAGCGCGAGCACGACGCGCTGCCGCTGACCGCCCGAGAGCTGGTGGGGGTAGGCCTTGGCCGTGGCGGGCGGGTCGGGCAGGCCCACCTGGTCGAGCAGCTCGACCGCCGCCGCCTCGGCGGCCTTGCGGTCCGGTCGGGTCCGGTGCACGAGCATGGCCTCGGCCACCTGGTCGCCGACGCGCATCGTCGGGTTGAGGGCGGTCATCGGCTCCTGGAACACCATGGCGATGTCGCGGCCCCGCACCCGTGACATCGACCGCTCGTTCGCCCCGACGAGGTCGTGGTCGACCCCCGCCACGCGCACGGACCCGGTCGCGGTGAGGCCCTCGGGCAGCAGCCCCATGAGGGCGAGGGCGGTGAGCGACTTGCCCGACCCGGACTCGCCGATGAGGCCGACCCGTTCGCCCCGCCGCACGCTGAAGCCGACGTCCTGCACGAGCGGCTGGCCGTGGGTGCCCACCGTGAGCCCGTCGACGACGAGCACGTCGGGCTCGCGGCCGCCGGCTTCCGCCTCGCGCACCTCGGTCTCCCGCACGTCCGTCCCGCGGGTGTCGGTCACGGTCGTGTCGGGCGTCGGTCGGGTCGTCATCGGCGGTCGTCCAGTCGGGGGTCGAAGCGGTCGCGCAGGCCGTCGCCGAGCAGGTTGAAACCGAGCACCGCGACGGCGATGGCGACGCCGGGGAAGATCGCGAGGCGCGGCGCGGAGAAGAGCAGCTCCTGGCTCTCCTGGAGCATCCGCCCCCACGAGGGGGTCGGCGGCGGGGTGCCGAAGCCGAGGAAGGACAGGGCCGCCTCGGCGATGACGGCGATGGCGAACGACACCGACGCCTGCACCGTGACGAGGCTGCTGACGTTGGGCAGCACGTGGCGCAGCCCGATGGCGAAGGGCCCACGCCCGGCGGCCCGGGCGGCGAGCACGTACTCGGTGTTGAGGACCTGCAGCGTGCCGCTGCGGATGAGCCGGGCGAAGTTGGGGATGGTCGCGATGCCGATCGCGATCATGGCCACGAGGGTGCTCGCGCCGTAGACGGCCGCGAACATGATGGCGAGCAGCAGCGCCGGGAAGGCGAGCAGCAGGTCGTTGCCGCGCATGAGTAGCTCGCCGAACCAGCCGCGGACCATGCCCGCGACGATGCCGAGCGGCACACCCACGAGCGCGGCCACCCCGACGGCGACGAAGCCGACGAAGAGCGTGGTACGGGCCCCGACCATGATCTGGCTGAAGACGTCGCGGCCGAACTTGTCGGTGCCGAACCAGTAGTCGCCCGACGGCCCCTGCAGCCGGGTGGCCGCGTTGACGAGCGTCGGGTCGTGCGGCGTCCAGACGAAGGAGACGAGGGCGAGCGCCACGACGAGCCCGACGAGCACGCCTCCGACGACGAGGCTGCCGTTCGTGCGCCGACGACGACGGCGACCGGCGCGCGCACCGGGCCCACCGGCATCCACGGCGGGTGGGGTGGGCGTCGGCACCTGGCCACTCGACGGTGCAGGGGTGGTGGTGGGCAGGTCGGTCATCGGGCACCCGCCCTCAGTCGGGGGTCGATCACGAGGTAGAGCAGGTCGACGACGAAGTTGACGACGAGCACGGCGACGACGAGGAGCATGACGACGTCCTGCACCACGATGAGGTCGCGCTGGCTGACGCTGTCGAGCAGCAGGCTGCCGAGGCCGGGGATGACGAAGACCCGTTCGACGACGACCGCGCCGATGAGCAGCGTGGCGAGCTGCAGCCCGAGCACCGTGACGACGGGCACGGCCGCGTTGCGCAGCCCGTGCCGCACGAGGGCCCGGCCGGGCGTCAGGCCCTTCGAGCGCGCGGTGCGCAGGTAGTCCTCACGCAGGACGTCGAGCACCGCGCTGCGCACGTAGCGCGTCAGCACCGCGGCCTGCACGAGCCCGAGGGACAGGACCGGCAGGATCAGCTGCTTGACGAACATGACCGGGTCCTGCGCCGGCGGGGTCCACCCGTTGGCGGGCAGCCAGCCGAGCGTCACCGCGAAGACCGTGATGAGCAGGATGCCGGCGAGGAACCCGGGGACGGCCACGCCGAGCTGCGCGACGGCCGAGAGGGCCAGGCCCGACAGCTTGCGGTGCCGTACCGCCATCACGGTGCCCATCGGCACCGCGACGACGAGGGCGAGCAGCATGGCGACGCCGACGAGGATGAGCGTCACCTGCAGCCGGTCGACCAGCTGCGGTGCGATGGCGATGCCAGACACGTACGACGTGCCGGGGTCGAACGTCACGAGACCGGTGACCCAGCTGACGTACTGCACCGGCAGCGGCCGGTCGAGACCGAAGTCGGTGCGCAGCTGCGCCACCGCCGCGTCGGACGCGTTGACGCCCAGGGCGACCCGGGCGGGGTCGCCCGGCAGCACCGCCATGAAGGCGAAGACGACGACGGAGCTGACGACGAGGCTCGCGACGAGGATGCCGAGCCGGTTCAGCAGGCGAAGGAGCATGGGCGCGACGACCGGTCAGGAACCGGACAGCCCCGTCACGTCGAAGGACTCGGAGATCGCGTTCTTCGGCAGGCCGGTGACGCCCTTGTCGGCGACGATGATGTTCGGCAGCACGAACAGCCAGTCGGCCGCCGCGGTCTCGGAGAGCAGCTTGGCGGCCGCCTTCATGTCGGTGACCTGCTCCTGCTCGGTGCCGGCGTCGGCCTTGGCGAGCAGCGCGCTGAACTCGGGGTTGGTGTAGCGCGTGTAGTAGGTCGGGTCGCCGAAGACGGCGCCCATGTCACGCGGCTCGACGTGGGCCACGATCGACATGTCGTAGTCGGCGTTCTTGAAGACGGTCGTCAGCCAGGCGGCGGGGAACTCGAGCTGGTCGAGCGCGACCTTGAAGCCGGCCTGCTCGAGCTGGCTCTTGACGACGGTGCCGCACGCGGTGGCGTACGGGAGGGTCGGGATGCGCAGGCGCAGCGTCTGGCCGGCCTCGCCCGACTCCTGCAGCAGGGCCTTCGCCTTGGCGACGTCGTAGGGGTAGAGGCCGGTGAGGTCCTCGTACCAGGGGTCGGTCGGCACCGACATGCTGCCGATGAGCGTGCCGCGGCCCGCCCAGCACGTGTCGACGAGCGCCTTGTGGTCGATGGCGTAGCGCACGGCCTGACGCATCTTCTCGTTCTTCATCGGCCCGCTGCCGTTGTTGAACGAGAGCACCACCTCGCCGTTCGTCGTGCCCTCGATGACCTGGTACTTGTCGTTGTTCTCGAACTGGCCGAGCGACTCCGGGGTCTGGACCGTGCCGATGACGTTGATCGTGCCGGTGAGCAGCGCGTTGTTGAGGGCGGTCGGGTCCTTGAAGTACTTGAAGGTGACCGTCTTGTACGCGGGCTTCGTGCCCCAGTAGGCGTCGTTGCGCACGAGCTGGATCGAGTCGCCGCGGGTCCACGTGCCGACCGAGTACGGGCCCGTGCCGACGGGCTTCGCGGCGAGGTCGTCGACCCCGGTGCGGCTGAACATCGCGCCGACGCGGGTCGTCATGCGGTACAGCCAGTCGTTGCTCGGCTTGGACAGCACGACCTTGAGCTGGGTCGGCGAGACGACGGTCGTGCTCGCGACGACGTTCATGGCCGACTTGAGCGAGACGGTCCACGCGCTCTTGACCCGGTCGATGGAGAACTTCGCGTCGTCGGCCGTGAAGGGCGCACCGTTGGTGAACTTCGCATCGGAGGCGAGGTCGAACGTGTACGTCTTGCGGTCGTCGGAGACGGTCCACTTCGTGGCCAGGCCCGGCTTGATGTCGCCGTTCTGGTCGAGCTGCACGAGGCCCTGGTAGACGTTGTAGAGCAGCACCTGCGGGATGGCGGCGCCGTCGGTCTTGGTGAAGTCGAGGTTGGCGGGCTCGGCGACGAGCCCGATGCTCAGGGCGCCGTCACCGGCGTCGCCCGTGCCGCCGCTGCCGGGGCCCCCGTTGCCGCCGGAGGTGCCGCCGGACCCCGCGGAGCAGGCGGCGAGCGCGAGGCTCCCCGCCGCCACCGCAGCCACGACGGCGAGGCTCGTCTTGCTCTTGGTGTTCCTCACGTCAGATCTCCATCCGGTCGAGAACGGCAGCCGCCAGGTCGGTTGTCGTGGCGCTCCCCCCGAGGTCGGGGGTGTGGTGGGTCGGGTCGAGCAGGGCGGCAGAGACAGCCTGCCGGATGCCGGTGGCGGCGACGGTGTGACCGAGGTCCTCGAGCAGCAGGGCGCCCGAGAGGAGGCACGCGACGGGGTTGGCGACACCCCGGCCGGCGATGTCGGGGGCCGAGCCGTGTACCGGCTCGTAGATGCCGGGCACGTCACCGCCGGGCAGGACGTTGGCGCTGGGCGCCATGCCCATCCCGCCGGCGAGCACGGCGGCGAGGTCGGAGAGGATGTCGCCGAAGAGGTTGCCGGCGAGCAGCACGTCGAGCGAGCGGGGCGACTGCACGAGTCGGGCGGCCATCGCGTCGACGAGCACCACCTCGAGCTCGACGTCCGGATGCTGCTCGGCCACCTCGCGCACGACGCGGTCCCACAGCGGGTAGCCGTGCCGCATCGCGTTCGACTTCGTCACGAGGCTGAGCCGCCCGGAGCGCCGGCCGGCGAGCTCGAAGGCGTGCCGGGCCGCGCGCTCGATGACCCGGCGGGAGTGGACGGCCACCTCGATGCCGATGTCGTGCCCGGTGCCGGCGTGGGCGAGGCCACCGGCGCCGACGTACTCGCCCTCGGTGTTCTCGCGCACGATGACGAGGTCGACCCCGTCGGTGTCGACGACGCGGGTCGGGACACCGGGGAAGGCGTGGACGGGACGCACGTTCACCGCGAGGTCGAGCTGCTGGCGCAGGCCGATGATGAGGCCCCAGACGAGTTCGTCGTCGGGGACGTCGGGGCGGCCGACGGCACCGAAGAGGACGGCGTCGTGGGCGCGCACCACGTCGGCGGCGTCGGCCGGCATAGCCGCACCTTCGCGCAGGAAACGCTCACCGCCCCAGTCGAGCTCGGTCACCTGGAGGTCGAGGCCGGTGCCCTCGGCAGCGCGCTGCAGGACCGGCACGGTCGCCGCGACGACCTCGGGGCCGACCCCGTCACCCGGGATCACGGCGAGGCGCACGGGAGCCACGGTCGTCGTCACCGTGCCTCCTCACCGCCGGGGTGGAACCAACTGGTCTGACCAGTGGACTTCCTGATGATTGTCGCTACCCTGACGACTGCGCCAGTTGTTGTCAAGGCCTCCGAGCGGGGCGGCTGGCGGCGGTCCGACCGAGGGAGCCGAATGCCCGGGGATGTTGACGTGGCCACGCTGTCCGCCACCGAGATGACGGCGGCCTTCGCCGCCGGCTCGGTCTCACCGGTGGAGGTCCACGACGCCGTGCAGGAGGTCGTCGAGCGCCGGGAGCCGGTGCTCAACGCCTTCTGGGAGCGCGACCCCGACCGCTCGCGGGCGGCGGCCGTCGGGAGCGAGTCACGCTGGCGTGCAGGCGAACCCATGGGCCCGCTCGACGGGGTGCCCGTGACCGTCAAGGAGAACCTCGCGCGAGCGGGGGTGCCGATGCCGTCCGGCAACGCCGGCGTCGAACCCGTCGTGCCGACGGCCGACTCACCCGTCACCGCCCGGCTGCTCGAGTCGGGCGCGGTCGTGCTCGGGTCGACGGTCATGCCCGACTGGGGCATGCTCTCGTCCGGTGTCTCGAGCCTTCACGGCATCACCCGCAGCCCATGGGACCCGACCCTGACGACGGGCGGGTCGAGCTCGGGCGCAGGGGCGGCCGCGGCCGGGGGCTACGGACCGCTCCACGTCGGCACCGACATCGGCGGCTCGATCCGCCTGCCCGGCACGTGGCTCGGCCTCGCCACCCTCAAGCCGAGTGCGGGCCGGGTGCCGCTCGACACCCCCTACCTCGGCC
This is a stretch of genomic DNA from Terracoccus luteus. It encodes these proteins:
- a CDS encoding aldehyde dehydrogenase family protein, whose protein sequence is MSQPRLDHPDGLPIGDGWLSAPSTAEVRFPYDGSVVATAPVGDEALAHRALDEALAVRDEVGRLPSHVRRRALQAAHDTVERHRDDLERLLVAETGKPLVDCRVEVARTLLTLQTAAEEVARLHGETVPLDLLPSGEGLLGFWVRKPIGVVVGIAGFNYPVLLATHKIAPAIAAGCPVVVKPAPQTPLSTIWLVHVVREALHEAGAPRAALQLVTGGPDVGVALTTDRRVGAVSFTGSAAVGHRIARDAAPTKVLLELGSNAALVVAADADLDAAADAVVRGGYYASGQACISVQRVVVVDAVREAFLQRLTSRMGEVVVGDPRDEATRVSALIDDGSTGRVLEWVQQAVDAGARLVGGGTREGTSIVPTVLLDVPDGVSAWDEEIFGPVVAVRSVPDLDTAFEVVNRSRYGLHASVFTASLATAFEAVDRIETGGVIVNEVPGFRSDVMPYGGVKDSGTGREGPRFAIDELTVTRMAVIRPTTG
- a CDS encoding P1 family peptidase, which gives rise to MTSELTSEVTGDVNGSTTDAATAAARPGPTNGLTDVEGLRVGHASRTGDGWLTGTTVVLCPPGGAVAGVDVRGGGPGTRETDLLDPRNMVERVHAVVLSGGSAFGLAAADGVMRRLAADGTGLQVGGPGEVVPIVPAAVVFDLGRGGDFTARPDASTGEQALTAAQSAPAGPVVQGATGAGTGALAGGLKGGVGTASVVLPDGTTVAALAVVNAFGSCVDPQTGELYALSFGMPGEFPPLRRPDAHDVEQARRRAAELAAKAGLGPGRATTIGVLATDRTLTKAQCAKIAGIAHDGMARGIRPVHTMFDGDTVFTLATGATPAPDAAAFHALLDAAGDCFTRAVGHAMLAAESVSTPAGQWLSYRDAYPSAFASVGSGPTGILDTTTTTSETTDTTTDATTDTDDGESAHP
- a CDS encoding ATP-binding cassette domain-containing protein, which gives rise to MTTQAPPVHPDAPALSVRDVTRDYRRPRPSLLRAGEPVRALRGVSFDVAPGERFGIVGESGCGKSTLLRIISGLDQPTTGSVHVEGTDLTGRNDRQLRFLRSRLQLVFQDPMSSLDPRMTVRDIVAEPLVAQGLGPSRDRVVELLEAVGLRADAADRYPHQFSGGQRQRISIARALAPRPRILVADEPVSALDVSVRAQVLNLMTDLVDELDLTLVFVSHDLSVVRHVCDRVAVMHRGEIVETGPVDSVYDDPQHPYTRTLIAAVPTLSKALAGATAADLTRGEAS
- a CDS encoding ABC transporter ATP-binding protein, giving the protein MTTRPTPDTTVTDTRGTDVRETEVREAEAGGREPDVLVVDGLTVGTHGQPLVQDVGFSVRRGERVGLIGESGSGKSLTALALMGLLPEGLTATGSVRVAGVDHDLVGANERSMSRVRGRDIAMVFQEPMTALNPTMRVGDQVAEAMLVHRTRPDRKAAEAAAVELLDQVGLPDPPATAKAYPHQLSGGQRQRVVLALALANDPALLVCDEPTTALDVTVQAFVLDLIVRGVVDRRSAMVFITHDLAVVATVCERVMVMYGGRIVETGTVQEVFTRPRHRYTQGLLGASDLTVVDDRGRLATIAGSVPAAGTFPAGCVFRNRCTHATSACEQRPPWTATGPDSGYACFHPAGSTDAAGHPASAPDGEQERA
- a CDS encoding ABC transporter permease → MTDLPTTTPAPSSGQVPTPTPPAVDAGGPGARAGRRRRRRTNGSLVVGGVLVGLVVALALVSFVWTPHDPTLVNAATRLQGPSGDYWFGTDKFGRDVFSQIMVGARTTLFVGFVAVGVAALVGVPLGIVAGMVRGWFGELLMRGNDLLLAFPALLLAIMFAAVYGASTLVAMIAIGIATIPNFARLIRSGTLQVLNTEYVLAARAAGRGPFAIGLRHVLPNVSSLVTVQASVSFAIAVIAEAALSFLGFGTPPPTPSWGRMLQESQELLFSAPRLAIFPGVAIAVAVLGFNLLGDGLRDRFDPRLDDRR
- a CDS encoding ABC transporter permease, producing MLLRLLNRLGILVASLVVSSVVVFAFMAVLPGDPARVALGVNASDAAVAQLRTDFGLDRPLPVQYVSWVTGLVTFDPGTSYVSGIAIAPQLVDRLQVTLILVGVAMLLALVVAVPMGTVMAVRHRKLSGLALSAVAQLGVAVPGFLAGILLITVFAVTLGWLPANGWTPPAQDPVMFVKQLILPVLSLGLVQAAVLTRYVRSAVLDVLREDYLRTARSKGLTPGRALVRHGLRNAAVPVVTVLGLQLATLLIGAVVVERVFVIPGLGSLLLDSVSQRDLIVVQDVVMLLVVAVLVVNFVVDLLYLVIDPRLRAGAR
- a CDS encoding ABC transporter substrate-binding protein, with translation MRNTKSKTSLAVVAAVAAGSLALAACSAGSGGTSGGNGGPGSGGTGDAGDGALSIGLVAEPANLDFTKTDGAAIPQVLLYNVYQGLVQLDQNGDIKPGLATKWTVSDDRKTYTFDLASDAKFTNGAPFTADDAKFSIDRVKSAWTVSLKSAMNVVASTTVVSPTQLKVVLSKPSNDWLYRMTTRVGAMFSRTGVDDLAAKPVGTGPYSVGTWTRGDSIQLVRNDAYWGTKPAYKTVTFKYFKDPTALNNALLTGTINVIGTVQTPESLGQFENNDKYQVIEGTTNGEVVLSFNNGSGPMKNEKMRQAVRYAIDHKALVDTCWAGRGTLIGSMSVPTDPWYEDLTGLYPYDVAKAKALLQESGEAGQTLRLRIPTLPYATACGTVVKSQLEQAGFKVALDQLEFPAAWLTTVFKNADYDMSIVAHVEPRDMGAVFGDPTYYTRYTNPEFSALLAKADAGTEQEQVTDMKAAAKLLSETAAADWLFVLPNIIVADKGVTGLPKNAISESFDVTGLSGS
- a CDS encoding isocitrate/isopropylmalate dehydrogenase family protein, whose product is MTTTVAPVRLAVIPGDGVGPEVVAATVPVLQRAAEGTGLDLQVTELDWGGERFLREGAAMPADAADVVRAHDAVLFGAVGRPDVPDDELVWGLIIGLRQQLDLAVNVRPVHAFPGVPTRVVDTDGVDLVIVRENTEGEYVGAGGLAHAGTGHDIGIEVAVHSRRVIERAARHAFELAGRRSGRLSLVTKSNAMRHGYPLWDRVVREVAEQHPDVELEVVLVDAMAARLVQSPRSLDVLLAGNLFGDILSDLAAVLAGGMGMAPSANVLPGGDVPGIYEPVHGSAPDIAGRGVANPVACLLSGALLLEDLGHTVAATGIRQAVSAALLDPTHHTPDLGGSATTTDLAAAVLDRMEI